The DNA sequence GTTATACTATTCATACTATGGGAGCACATACTTTATGAAAAAAGCCAACTCCTTCATTCAGCAGTTTTTGGCAATGGAATCTGCAAGTGGAATTTTGATGATCATTGCCACCATACTGGCTATGATTATTGCCAATTCACCTTTCAAGCTGTTATACACCATGATGCTTGAGCTTCGTTTTGCAGTGTCAATTGGTACTTTTGCAATCGATAAACCTCTTTTGCTCTGGATTAATGATGGGCTCATGGCAATATTTTTCTTCATGATTGGCCTTGAACTTAAAAGAGAACTTATTGAAGGGGAACTATCGAACATAAAAAAAGTAGCAATGCCAGCTATTGGCGCAGCTGGAGGCATGATCCTTCCTGCTCTTATCTATGCAGCATTTAATTACAATGACGCGCAAGCGTTAAAAGGTTGGGCAATACCTGCAGCCACCGATATTGCATTCTCGTTAGGTATTCTTTCATTACTGGGCAACCGTGTTCCACTAAGTATCAAGATATTTTTAACTTCGCTTGCTATCTTTGATGATCTGGGTGCTATCATTATCATTGCATTTTTTTATACTGCAAATCTTTCTTTTACCGCCCTTGCTGTATCGCTTCTTTGTATTCCGGTATTATTGTTCATCAACAAAAAAGGCATTACCTCAAAAAGCATATATGGTATCATAGGAATAGTAATGTGGGCAGCCATGCTAAAATCAGGTGTTCATGCAACACTGGCAGGTGTTATACTGGCATTATGTATCCCTTTAACATCAGAAGATGGAACTTCACCACTGAGAGAATTTGAACATGATGTACATCATGCTGTAGCTTTTATTATATTACCACTATTTGCATTTGCCAATACTGGAATTGATTTTAGTGGGATGACAGCTCTCAAGCTTTTTCATGGGGTGCCCATTGGCATTGCAGCAGGTCTTTTTATTGGCAAACAGGCAGGCATATTTATGTTTTGCTACACTGCATGGAAACTTGGTATAGCATCGCT is a window from the Spirochaetota bacterium genome containing:
- the nhaA gene encoding Na+/H+ antiporter NhaA; protein product: MKKANSFIQQFLAMESASGILMIIATILAMIIANSPFKLLYTMMLELRFAVSIGTFAIDKPLLLWINDGLMAIFFFMIGLELKRELIEGELSNIKKVAMPAIGAAGGMILPALIYAAFNYNDAQALKGWAIPAATDIAFSLGILSLLGNRVPLSIKIFLTSLAIFDDLGAIIIIAFFYTANLSFTALAVSLLCIPVLLFINKKGITSKSIYGIIGIVMWAAMLKSGVHATLAGVILALCIPLTSEDGTSPLREFEHDVHHAVAFIILPLFAFANTGIDFSGMTALKLFHGVPIGIAAGLFIGKQAGIFMFCYTAWKLGIASLPSQTNWKMLYGTALLCGIGFTMSLFIGSLAFEETGSNLLFDERVGILAGSLLSGIFGYFVLHRTLPERQV